The Arabidopsis thaliana chromosome 5, partial sequence genomic interval CCGGACCCAAATAAGGACCTGGATAACAACCCAGACCCGAAATTAAGTCGGATCCGGATCTccttgatttattttttaacatttttgtcTTTCCCCTGGAAATTtgaaactctctcttctttttttgttcttcttctcattggTTGATCGATACGCGCTAAATTTCTAGAAATCTCAGATCCATAAAATTTTCCGAGGAGAGATTCTCTAATCAGAGAACCTCACAATGGCCGCATATAGAGCCGACGACGAGTACGATTACCTCTTCAAAGTTGTGTTAATTGGAGACTCCGGCGTTGGAAAATCCAACCTCCTTTCTCGATTCACGCGCAACGAGTTCAGTCTCGAATCTAAATCCACGATCGGTGTAGAATTCGCCACTCGTAGCATCCATGTCGATGATAAGATCGTCAAAGCTCAGATTTGGGATACCGCTGGCCAagaaaggtatatatatatatatatatatatatatatatgtatgcctcgatttcaattttgagaaattttcgTTTTCGATTGAATCTGAAGAAACATACATTGATTCCTGATACATTAGCTTGATTATTGAATGATCTACGTAATCGtgattgatttttggttttgaagatATCGAGCAATCACAAGTGCATATTACAGAGGAGCTGTAGGAGCGTTGCTTGTGTACGATGTCACAAGACATGTGACGTTTGAGAACGTTGAAAGATGGTTAAAGGAGCTTCGAGATCATACAGATGCCAATATCGTCATCATGTTCGTTGGGAACAAAGCGGATCTCCGTCACCTACGAGCTGTTTCGACTGAAGACGCTAAGGCTTTCGCTGAGAGAGAGAACACTTTCTTCATGGAGACATCAGCTCTCGAATCGATGAACGTCGAGAATGCTTTCACTGAAGTACTTTCTCAGATTTACCGTGTGGTTAGCCGGAAAGCGTTGGATATAGGAGACGACCCGGCTGCTCTTCCCAAAGGACAGACCATCAATGTCGGATCGAAAGACGATGTCTCTGCGGTGAAAAAGGTTGGTTGCTGCTCAAATTGATGGTACGTTCGACTTTCAAGAATCGGTCTCACGGTCGATCttgttcatttcttttttgttgttatatgtGAAGATCTTGTTCATTTATTTGTATAATCACACACCTTAAACCATATTGAATACCACTGCGTTTCCATATCAAATGTATATCCCAAACAACCTTTGAGCTGAACCATAATGTTCTGCGTTTCTAAGGAACGGTACCGCCTATCCAAGTGTTACTTAAGGTGATCTTGAGACTAAACACAGAGCATGAGAAGCACCAATGGAAATTGAGATAACCTTGTGTGGTTGACACTCATCTTCTTCGGTTAAGAAATTGACTTCGACCGGAGTAGTTTGGATCTCAGGGAGACCTGGAACTCCTAGCTGGAAATCTTTAGCGTTTCCCCACATCCAGAGTTCACCCCCATCTGTCAAAAACCAATCCCAtccttttggttttgtttgagttaTTTATCATGTCAAATGAACATATCTATAGCTAAATATACCTGTTATCGCTGCAGAAGAGGAACCTCCACTAGCGATGAAGACTATCTTTTTGTCAGCTAATGCTTCGATTTCAGTAGGAACTTTCTGGTTTCGCAGCGAGGAACTACCCAACTGGCCGTGGCCACCGTGGCCCCATGAGAGTACTTTaccttcctctgttttcacaTCAAGCAATTTTCAAGTCAACTTAGTAGAGACCGACAAGAAAAATTGTTCAGTTGGGAGAAGATTGTTTACCGGTTAAGGCAAGAGAATGATATCCACCGCACGCAATCTGGGTAATACGAACCCCTTCTAAACTGGGAACCGGCATTGGTTCCCAACCTCCCAAGTTATCACCGCGTCCGAGTTCATAATTGGAATTTGCTGATACAAAAAGATCCAATGAATTCTTTTTTACACCACCAAATGTAAAAACGAAGGCTTGAATTGGGTTTTACCTCCCCAGTTCCAGAGTTGTCCCTCTTTTGTAAGAGCCATTGTGAAAAAACCACCACATGAGACAGAGGCTACAGGAACTGTTAAAGCTTTGACCTTTGAAGGAACACTAAGCCCACCACCTTCGTTTGGTCCTCGGCCTGGCCCGAGTCCTAATCTaccatctccttcttctcttccccaCATATAAAGCTCCCCTAAAACCAAAGAACAAGTCTTGCTCGAT includes:
- the RABA1f gene encoding RAB GTPase homolog A1F (RAB GTPase homolog A1F (RABA1f); FUNCTIONS IN: GTP binding; INVOLVED IN: protein transport, small GTPase mediated signal transduction; EXPRESSED IN: 23 plant structures; EXPRESSED DURING: 15 growth stages; CONTAINS InterPro DOMAIN/s: Ras GTPase (InterPro:IPR001806), Small GTP-binding protein (InterPro:IPR005225), Small GTPase (InterPro:IPR020851), Ras (InterPro:IPR013753), Ras small GTPase, Rab type (InterPro:IPR003579), Rab11-related (InterPro:IPR015595); BEST Arabidopsis thaliana protein match is: RAB GTPase homolog A1G (TAIR:AT3G15060.1); Has 1807 Blast hits to 1807 proteins in 277 species: Archae - 0; Bacteria - 0; Metazoa - 736; Fungi - 347; Plants - 385; Viruses - 0; Other Eukaryotes - 339 (source: NCBI BLink).) codes for the protein MAAYRADDEYDYLFKVVLIGDSGVGKSNLLSRFTRNEFSLESKSTIGVEFATRSIHVDDKIVKAQIWDTAGQERYRAITSAYYRGAVGALLVYDVTRHVTFENVERWLKELRDHTDANIVIMFVGNKADLRHLRAVSTEDAKAFAERENTFFMETSALESMNVENAFTEVLSQIYRVVSRKALDIGDDPAALPKGQTINVGSKDDVSAVKKVGCCSN
- the RUG3 gene encoding Regulator of chromosome condensation (RCC1) family protein (Regulator of chromosome condensation (RCC1) family protein; FUNCTIONS IN: Ran GTPase binding; INVOLVED IN: biological_process unknown; LOCATED IN: mitochondrion; EXPRESSED IN: 14 plant structures; EXPRESSED DURING: 7 growth stages; CONTAINS InterPro DOMAIN/s: Regulator of chromosome condensation/beta-lactamase-inhibitor protein II (InterPro:IPR009091), Regulator of chromosome condensation, RCC1 (InterPro:IPR000408); BEST Arabidopsis thaliana protein match is: Regulator of chromosome condensation (RCC1) family protein (TAIR:AT5G63860.1); Has 35333 Blast hits to 34131 proteins in 2444 species: Archae - 798; Bacteria - 22429; Metazoa - 974; Fungi - 991; Plants - 531; Viruses - 0; Other Eukaryotes - 9610 (source: NCBI BLink).), whose protein sequence is MAALSHRLRSFTRRFSSTRTTQRSGGGANTKVPILYTSPDIDSDPVTLQLFSWGRGASGQLGGGIEEIRMYPSPVANLLFRSDQSFSLAQTPGRIDADSSSFRIGISCGLFHSGLTIDGDLWIWGKGDGGRLGFGQENSVFVPNLNPLFEEHSIRCIALGGLHSVALTHQGDVFTWGYGGFGALGHKVYTRELVPRRVDDSWDCKISAIATSGTHTAAITESGELYMWGREEGDGRLGLGPGRGPNEGGGLSVPSKVKALTVPVASVSCGGFFTMALTKEGQLWNWGANSNYELGRGDNLGGWEPMPVPSLEGVRITQIACGGYHSLALTEEGKVLSWGHGGHGQLGSSSLRNQKVPTEIEALADKKIVFIASGGSSSAAITDGGELWMWGNAKDFQLGVPGLPEIQTTPVEVNFLTEEDECQPHKVISISIGASHALCLVSRSP
- the RUG3 gene encoding Regulator of chromosome condensation (RCC1) family protein (Regulator of chromosome condensation (RCC1) family protein; FUNCTIONS IN: Ran GTPase binding; INVOLVED IN: biological_process unknown; EXPRESSED IN: 14 plant structures; EXPRESSED DURING: 7 growth stages; CONTAINS InterPro DOMAIN/s: Regulator of chromosome condensation/beta-lactamase-inhibitor protein II (InterPro:IPR009091), Regulator of chromosome condensation, RCC1 (InterPro:IPR000408); BEST Arabidopsis thaliana protein match is: Regulator of chromosome condensation (RCC1) family protein (TAIR:AT3G02510.1); Has 20536 Blast hits to 6008 proteins in 433 species: Archae - 106; Bacteria - 2600; Metazoa - 7212; Fungi - 1292; Plants - 3327; Viruses - 0; Other Eukaryotes - 5999 (source: NCBI BLink).), with amino-acid sequence MYSLVVRGYGGFGALGHKVYTRELVPRRVDDSWDCKISAIATSGTHTAAITESGELYMWGREEGDGRLGLGPGRGPNEGGGLSVPSKVKALTVPVASVSCGGFFTMALTKEGQLWNWGANSNYELGRGDNLGGWEPMPVPSLEGVRITQIACGGYHSLALTEEGKVLSWGHGGHGQLGSSSLRNQKVPTEIEALADKKIVFIASGGSSSAAITDGGELWMWGNAKDFQLGVPGLPEIQTTPVEVNFLTEEDECQPHKVISISIGASHALCLVSRSP
- the RUG3 gene encoding Regulator of chromosome condensation (RCC1) family protein (Regulator of chromosome condensation (RCC1) family protein; CONTAINS InterPro DOMAIN/s: Regulator of chromosome condensation/beta-lactamase-inhibitor protein II (InterPro:IPR009091), Regulator of chromosome condensation, RCC1 (InterPro:IPR000408); BEST Arabidopsis thaliana protein match is: Regulator of chromosome condensation (RCC1) family with FYVE zinc finger domain (TAIR:AT5G12350.1); Has 35333 Blast hits to 34131 proteins in 2444 species: Archae - 798; Bacteria - 22429; Metazoa - 974; Fungi - 991; Plants - 531; Viruses - 0; Other Eukaryotes - 9610 (source: NCBI BLink).) produces the protein MAALSHRLRSFTRRFSSTRTTQRSGGGANTKVPILYTSPDIDSDPVTLQLFSWGRGASGQLGGGIEEIRMYPSPVANLLFRSDQSFSLAQTPGRIDADSSSFRIGISCGLFHSGLTIDGDLWIWGKGDGGRLGFGQENSVFVPNLNPLFEEHSIRCIALGGLHSVALTHQGDVFTWGYGGFGALGHKVYTRELVPRRVDDSWDCKISAIATSGTHTAAITESGELYMWGREEGDGRLGLGPGRGPNEGGGLSVPSKVKALTVPVASVSCGGFFTMALTKEGQLWNWGANSNYELGRGDNLGGWEPMPVPSLEGVRITQIACGGYHSLALTEEGKVLSWGHGGHGQLGSSSLRNQKVPTEIEALADKKIVFIASGGSSSAAITGWDWFLTDGGELWMWGNAKDFQLGVPGLPEIQTTPVEVNFLTEEDECQPHKVISISIGASHALCLVSRSP